The Syngnathus scovelli strain Florida chromosome 17, RoL_Ssco_1.2, whole genome shotgun sequence sequence CGTAGTTAGTTCCTTTTGATTGCACGCTAAAATAAtacatataatttaaaaaaatacgttTTGGGGaagtgtttttttgggggggaataaACCAGCAACATCGCCGCACCATTTCTACTCAGCACTGTTTTTTACAGCATCGAGCGTTGCCAAGTTGCATAACGACTCTTTGAGCTGCTTTACGGTATAACGTTCACTACGATTTCCGGCCCAACCTGCACTTGTGTTTACACCTAATTAGCTAGTCAGCTAGCGGCAAACATCACACACGATGCCCAGGCCAAACTAAGTCGTCCACCCCGCCCAAGTGTAACTCCCCCCCCACCCAGTGCTTGAGACTGTTTTCTCCGTGACCCCACGGCGCCGTCATGTCGAGCGGCACGGCTCTTCACAGCCAGATCGGCTCCATCATCACCGCCCTGTGCAACGCCGCCGCGGCGCAGATCACCAAAGTGGTGGAGGACGGCATGGTGGTGTTGCGCTTGGAGGTGACCCAGCGGGAACACGAGATTCGGCGGCTGAGGAGCAGCGTGGAGGTGCTGCACGGCGAGCTGAGAGCCGCCCATCGCATGGCGGACAACCTGCGGGGAGCGCAGCAGCAGCTCGCACCCCAGTTGGAGTGCGCTCCACTCGGTGCAGCTTCgttggatgatggcagtatgtTTCTTAGTTTTGACCCACAGACCATTTAAGGTTGCACATTCGACAATTTAGTTTTCCGTGGAAATTTCTGCTTGACGTCGAGACATCACGTTTGGGCTGTAACGAAGTCATATGATGCTCATATAAACTCATATTCTTGTAATATTTCAATTACTGAGTCCGGAAACAATCTCGTCCGTCCACAGGTGTCGCCAAGGCTGAGAAGCCCGAAAAGCTCCAAAGTGACTTTCCCGATGTCATTGTGAAGCAGGAACCTGTGGAACCGGCCGATTGCAATCAACCCGGTCCGCCGACGGAAAGACTGCGGGAAAACCTGGGTGAAATTTTGGCGGACGAGCGGCAGACAGGAACTGCCGGCCGCGGGGCGCACCGCCACTTGTATAGCAACATACGGCGGCGAATGGTCAACCGGCTGCTGTTCAAGCGAGGTTATCCCTGCCCCTTCTGCGGCAAATATTTTGAGCATTCCGGGAACCTGGAGCGGCACAAGAGGATCCACACGGGGGAAAAGCCGTACCGCTGCGACGTTTGCGGGCGACGCTTCAACCAGAAGTGCAGCCTCAAGGAGCACACCAAGATCCACCAGAGATGTAAGTCACaggccatttgtgttcaaatcctGCCTTTAGGTTCACAATTTCAGTTGACAGCAGTGGGTGTCCTGAGATTGACAATGGATCAATTCATCTGATGAACTCTTATCTCACCactgcaatattaatcagaatttctTGCTTGGAGTAAAAACTTTTGCCTCAAGTTGCTCTCTTTCAGTCTTAAGTCAACAACTTGTCCTTGCAGCTCTTCAGTTGGCGCCAGCTGACACCCAACACACCCCGACGCAGCACTCGAGCCCCGACACCCATCATCCAGCAGAGGGCAACATCACGTCGGTGTCCAAGGGAGTCTCCACCGACCGTCCGGAATCGTCTCAAATTGCAGCGGTCAAATCGGAGCCCATGGAGGAGAGCGTGACGCAGCCTGAAGGGGAAGCGGCGGACAAGCAAAAGTCATCATCTTTATGTGACGGGACAAACGATCGGTCGCAGCAGAATGGCGGACAGGTCCCGGCAGTTGCTCTGCTCATCTCGGCTCACGCCGAGACCTCTTGCCGTACGTTTGTCTTTCCCGGAAAACCTTatggcaaaaacaacaacaacctcgTGATGTCATCGCAGCTGCCAGACCCCCGGTCCGCCACCGGTCCGCCATGGGAGCCGTCCGACCACAACCAAAACCGCACCGGCTCCTTTTACCGGGAGTTCCGGCCCAAGAAATGCTTCTACTGCTCGTACTGCGGTAAGATGTTTGTGCGTGCCGGACACCTGGAGCGACACCTGCGCATCCACACGGGCGAAAAGCCCTACGGGTGCCACATTTGCGGACGATGCTTCAACCAGAAGTCCAGCCTCAAGTGCCACATGAAGACGCACAGGAATGGTTCGGGCCATGACACCTTGCAAAATGGAAATACGCCACAGAAACGAAAAAGCTGATTGACTTAAGTGCGtctcatttttcttttgtttccagACACCAACAAGGAAGCGCAGGGGCCGCATCCCCTCACGCAGCCCATGCCCGACACGCGCCCCCAGAAGTCGGCCCCCGATCCCTCACTCGGACCGGAGACCCTGACCGACCCGGTGAGCGGGTGCCAGTACGGTGAGGTGGGCGAGAGCGACGCCTATTTAAACACCGGCAAGTGGCGCCATTACGCCACTAATGGCGAGATGGATATGCTGGATTCGTTCGCGCGAAGGGGGATGGTGGCGGCGCACGAGGACGGGACCGTAGCAGACTTCGGTCCGCCGTCCTCTGATTCGGCTCAAAACTGCTACATCTGCTCAGCGTGCGGGCAGAGTTTCGAGTCGTTTGTTCTTTTCGAGAGGCACCGGTGCAAAAGCGACGCGGTGTTCAAGTGCGACGTCTGCGGTCAGAGCTTCGACCACGCCGACAAACTGCAAGTGCACATCAAAGTCCACTGGTAGAAAGAATGTTGACCAAGCTCTTGTGTGTCTTTGCTCTCATctcgttttgattttgagaaacAGAAAACAATAAGAGAACAAACAGCCGTCGCAATCTACTAAAATGATGTTGAGGAATTTTTTTATCCGAAGCGTTGCTGTTTGACATGAAACATGACCCTGCCGCGGTCACTCGTGCGGAATCTTGTGGAGAACTGGCTGCATTTCATTTGGTTGTGTGTAAGTGAACCAGTATTATTTGAAGTATTAAATGTGATTGTAACGCCTTTCTCCTATCTATTGCagcgttaaatcatgtgaatatGTTATGGGTGTGTTGTTTCAAAGCCAAAGCAGTGTTTGTCccacattttgtaaaaatgAACCTGGCTGACCATTTCCCCaacacagtgatccctcgccacttcgTGGGTTTCAGCAGgtaaaatctaaaacattttcacttgtctgaacaaaagaactGCCTTATATCACGtgtttttatttactgtaaaggtaCAGTACATGCACACAGCAGTGTGGGAATAGGAAAGGTTTATGTAGCCTAAAAGGAGGGTTTAAAAAGCTTTAATATTGTGTACTGGACCACAATGCAGCAGCTAATTCATGCGCAACCGTGACTcactttggttttgtaatgCATCATGTCCCCCAGGTTAGTGTAGTGTGGTAATTCCAAAGGTGAACACTTTCTAGTGCTTTGCAAGGGAAACCGTACTTCTAAATAACTTACATTAAACCCATGGCAAACAGGAAACACTCCGTGTGAGAAATTTCGACATAGTGATGTTTAAATTTGGTTTCTACTTCGGAGAATGTCATCTTTCGCGAAAAACGAGGTATCACTGTTCTTCTGTGTATATGACTGCCGTTTTGTACGAGAACCACAACCTGGAGTTCTGATTGCTTTGTTTTTGATGATCTCACCAAGTATTACCTTGAACTGTTTTTTGTCattgaaaaaaatgtcatttttttcaaatgttcttTGTGCAAAAGGgatgttttttctttgtatATGAAACCGATTAAAAGTGCATTCATCAAGTATGTGGGTTTGTTACACTGAACAGTaagattattattttaaaaaaggaacGTTGCATCAAAACTAACTTAAATCAAAATAGGCAGCTCTTTTGCTAGCATTAGCAACTGCAGCTACATCAGCTCAAATCATGTTTAAGGAACACTTAAACACATAAATTCTGTGTTTTCattattaaatacattttaaaaatctaCAGACAATCATGAAGAAAAGTACGTCATGACGGTTTTTTCAAACGTCTTGCGCATTTAGTAGGTCATTTACGGTATGTCcttctagtgatgtgcattccagttcttttaagtgaacagaATCTTTAGAATTAGTTCACTCAaaggattcgttcaaacgaaaaaGAATTGGAACCTCGCTTTGTATGCGTACGCATATGCAAacaaatgcaagtatttatgCGTAATTACATAACTGTacctggcggtgtacctaatgcagtgtttctcaaatagtggggcgCGTGTTACACcagggaacatgcttttcttttggctgtactcgagtaaagggtaattagacatccactgcagtaggtggcGGTAACATTGGAAGAGTGTGCGCAAGGCGTACTCGCTCAGTGTAGAGAGCacggaacatacgcacacactagTGATATGCATTACAGTTATTTTAAATGAACTGAATCCTTAGAATCAGTtctctcaaaagattcgttcaaacaaaTCCTTCGACGATATGTGACGTCATACGGACACTCtaacaggggtgtccaagtccagtcctcgagggccgcattcctccatgttttccaagtttccctcgttaaacacacctgattcaatgatcaggctcctgcaggacgtgaggatgaactgatcatttgaatcaggtgtgtttaacgaggaaaacttggaaaacatgtaggaatgcggccctcaaggactggacttggacacccctgctgagtgccaaaagtcccaatgatagtgagcagcagggggggccccatttcaaccccttacactgagtgcc is a genomic window containing:
- the LOC125985159 gene encoding zinc finger protein 418, producing MSSGTALHSQIGSIITALCNAAAAQITKVVEDGMVVLRLEVTQREHEIRRLRSSVEVLHGELRAAHRMADNLRGAQQQLAPQLECAPLGAASLDDGSVAKAEKPEKLQSDFPDVIVKQEPVEPADCNQPGPPTERLRENLGEILADERQTGTAGRGAHRHLYSNIRRRMVNRLLFKRGYPCPFCGKYFEHSGNLERHKRIHTGEKPYRCDVCGRRFNQKCSLKEHTKIHQRSLQLAPADTQHTPTQHSSPDTHHPAEGNITSVSKGVSTDRPESSQIAAVKSEPMEESVTQPEGEAADKQKSSSLCDGTNDRSQQNGGQVPAVALLISAHAETSCRTFVFPGKPYGKNNNNLVMSSQLPDPRSATGPPWEPSDHNQNRTGSFYREFRPKKCFYCSYCGKMFVRAGHLERHLRIHTGEKPYGCHICGRCFNQKSSLKCHMKTHRNDTNKEAQGPHPLTQPMPDTRPQKSAPDPSLGPETLTDPVSGCQYGEVGESDAYLNTGKWRHYATNGEMDMLDSFARRGMVAAHEDGTVADFGPPSSDSAQNCYICSACGQSFESFVLFERHRCKSDAVFKCDVCGQSFDHADKLQVHIKVHW